In Ptiloglossa arizonensis isolate GNS036 chromosome 6, iyPtiAriz1_principal, whole genome shotgun sequence, a single window of DNA contains:
- the LOC143148125 gene encoding uncharacterized protein LOC143148125 isoform X5, translating to MTSNVATIKLEEGQESVTEIQTYLETFNKEIEGGQGEQLQHVQLQQVEGLSGGEEGGTYFVDQSGQYYYQANSDETPVMTQVQIQEVEESDVQNEGETSQEEQYHEIEELENVEGDEDGQVGNNGNNQVVINSGDAYQTVTIVPSDTNPGEVSYVLIVQQPDSEDKESRPAEREGTEGEEGEGEQDLTVYDFEDNEDNEAPVESEAEDDKTKIIKFLPKKSQTVTQAHMCNYCNYTSPKRYLLSRHMKSHSEERPHKCSVCERGFKTLASLQNHVNTHTGTKPHHCKFCDSAFTTSGELVRHVRYRHTHEKPHKCHECDYASVELSKLKRHIRCHTGERPYQCPHCTYASPDTFKLKRHLRIHTGEKPYECDFCQARFTQSNSLKAHKLIHNVGDKPVFQCELCPTTCGRKTDLRIHVQKLHTSDKPLKCKRCGKTFPDRYSYKLHSKTHEGEKCYKCDLCPYASISARHLESHMLIHTDQKPYQCDHCFQSFRQKQLLKRHCNLYHNPSYVPPPPQEKTHQCPECERPFRHKGNLIRHMAVHDPESSLQEKQQALKMGRQKKIQIIDGQRVEVMTGYEEEEEEDEDDMMAVEGSDGQQYVVLEVIQLADNQGTDQMAVVASEDGDLVMQDPLSQESGIVTGTGEEGDEAEEDEEVEIDELKMETVSTKSSSQNTQSDPKLQKEMETCFGFDEEEEEEEEANSNINILQTIS from the exons ATGACGAGTAACGTAGCAACAATTAAGTTAGAAGAGGGGCAAGAATCTGTGACAGAGATACAAACATACTTGGAAACATTTAATAAAGAAATAGAAGGGGGTCAAGGGGAGCAATTACAACATGTGCAGT TGCAACAAGTGGAAGGATTGTCTGGTGGAGAAGAAGGTGGAACGTATTTTGTTGACCAATCTGGTCAATACTACTATCAAGCAAATAGCGATGAAACGCCTGTAATGACACAAGTGCAAATACAAGAAGTAGAAGAAAGTGATGTACAGAACGAAGGAGAGACTTCTCAAGAAGAACAGTATCATGAAATTGAAGAACTTGAAAATGTTGAAGGCGATGAAGAT GGACAAGTTGGTAACAATGGAAACAATCAAGTTGTAATAAACTCTGGAGATGCATATCAGACAGTCACAATTGTACCATCTGACACCAATCCTGGTGAAGTCAGTTATGTTTTAATCGTTCAACAACCTGATTCTGAAGACAAAGAAAGCAGACCTGCAGAAAGAGAAGGAACAGAgggtgaagaaggagaaggtgaaCAAGATCTTACTGTTTACGATTTTGAAGACAATGAAGACAACGAAGCTCCTGTGGAATCTGAGGCAGAAGATGATAAAACCAAAATTATTAAGTTCCTACCTAAAAAATCCCAAACAGTTACTCAAGCTCACATGTGTAATTATTGTAATTACACGAGTCCAAAACG GTATCTGTTATCACGACATATGAAATCACATTCAGAAGAAAGACCACACAAGTGCAGTGTTTGTGAAAGAGGATTTAAAACATTAGCTTCGCTTCAAAATCATGTTAATACACACACTGGGACCAAACCTCATCATTGTAAATTTTGTGACAGTGCATTCACAACTTCTG GTGAACTTGTTAGACACGTTCGATATAGGCACACTCATGAAAAACCACACAAATGTCATGAATGTGACTATGCATCGGTTGAACTATCTAAATTGAAACGTCATATTAGATGTCATACAGGGGAGCGTCCATATCAG TGTCCGCATTGTACATATGCAAGCCCTGATACGTTTAAACTAAAACGACATTTACGAATACATACTGGAGAAAAACCATACGAATGTGATTTTTGTCAGGCAAGGTTTACTCAATCTAACAGTTTGAAAGCTCATAAACTGATACACAACG ttgGTGATAAACCGGTATTTCAATGCGAATTATGTCCAACAACATGTGGGAGAAAGACAGATCTCAGAATTCATGTACAAAAATTACATACCTCTGATAAACCTTTAAAATGTAAGCGCTGTGGAAAAACATTCCCAGACAG ATATAGCTATAAATTGCACAGTAAAACTCACGAAGGAGAAAAATGCTACAAGTGTGATTTGTGCCCGTACGCATCAATATCCGCGCGACATCTTGAAAGCCACATGTTAATTCACACAGATCAGAAACCTTATCAATGTGATCATTGCTTTCAATCATTTAGACAAAAACAACTTCTTAAACGTCATTGTAATCTTTATCATAATCCTTCTTATGTTCCTCCTCCACCACAAGAGAAGACACATCAATGTCCCGAATGTGAACGACCGTTCAG GCATAAAGGAAACCTCATTCGACATATGGCTGTTCATGATCCAGAGTCATCCCTCCAAGAAAAACAACAGGCATTGAAGATGGGTAGgcagaaaaaaattcaaatcataGATGGACAGAGAGTCGAAGTTATGACAG gttacgaagaagaagaagaagaagatgaagatgaTATGATGGCAGTTGAAGGAAGCGATGGTCAACAATATGTTGTACTGGAAGTTATTCAACTAGCTGACAATCAGGGAACTGATCAG ATGGCTGTTGTAGCGAGCGAAGACGGAGATTTGGTAATGCAAGATCCTCTAAGTCAAGAGAGTGGTATTGTAACCGGCACaggggaagaaggagacgaggcggaagaagacgaagaagtcgAAATTGACGAACTAAAAATGGAAACAGTATCTACCAAATCCTCGTCGCAAAACACACAAAGTGATCCAAAGTtacaaaaagaaatggaaacgtgCTTTGGTTTCGATGAG gaagaagaagaagaggaagaagccaATagcaatataaatatattgcaGACAATTTCGTAA
- the LOC143148125 gene encoding uncharacterized protein LOC143148125 isoform X2: MTSNVATIKLEEGQESVTEIQTYLETFNKEIEGGQGEQLQHVQLQQVEGLSGGEEGGTYFVDQSGQYYYQANSDETPVMTQVQIQEVEESDVQNEGETSQEEQYHEIEELENVEGDEDGQVGNNGNNQVVINSGDAYQTVTIVPSDTNPGEVSYVLIVQQPDSEDKESRPAEREGTEGEEGEGEQDLTVYDFEDNEDNEAPVESEAEDDKTKIIKFLPKKSQTVTQAHMCNYCNYTSPKRYLLSRHMKSHSEERPHKCSVCERGFKTLASLQNHVNTHTGTKPHHCKFCDSAFTTSGELVRHVRYRHTHEKPHKCHECDYASVELSKLKRHIRCHTGERPYQCPHCTYASPDTFKLKRHLRIHTGEKPYECDFCQARFTQSNSLKAHKLIHNVGDKPVFQCELCPTTCGRKTDLRIHVQKLHTSDKPLKCKRCGKTFPDRYSYKLHSKTHEGEKCYKCDLCPYASISARHLESHMLIHTDQKPYQCDHCFQSFRQKQLLKRHCNLYHNPSYVPPPPQEKTHQCPECERPFRHKGNLIRHMAVHDPESSLQEKQQALKMGRQKKIQIIDGQRVEVMTGDLASKLKGYEEEEEEDEDDMMAVEGSDGQQYVVLEVIQLADNQGTDQQMAVVASEDGDLVMQDPLSQESGIVTGTGEEGDEAEEDEEVEIDELKMETVSTKSSSQNTQSDPKLQKEMETCFGFDEVYRLRHFRKKKKRKKPIAI, translated from the exons ATGACGAGTAACGTAGCAACAATTAAGTTAGAAGAGGGGCAAGAATCTGTGACAGAGATACAAACATACTTGGAAACATTTAATAAAGAAATAGAAGGGGGTCAAGGGGAGCAATTACAACATGTGCAGT TGCAACAAGTGGAAGGATTGTCTGGTGGAGAAGAAGGTGGAACGTATTTTGTTGACCAATCTGGTCAATACTACTATCAAGCAAATAGCGATGAAACGCCTGTAATGACACAAGTGCAAATACAAGAAGTAGAAGAAAGTGATGTACAGAACGAAGGAGAGACTTCTCAAGAAGAACAGTATCATGAAATTGAAGAACTTGAAAATGTTGAAGGCGATGAAGAT GGACAAGTTGGTAACAATGGAAACAATCAAGTTGTAATAAACTCTGGAGATGCATATCAGACAGTCACAATTGTACCATCTGACACCAATCCTGGTGAAGTCAGTTATGTTTTAATCGTTCAACAACCTGATTCTGAAGACAAAGAAAGCAGACCTGCAGAAAGAGAAGGAACAGAgggtgaagaaggagaaggtgaaCAAGATCTTACTGTTTACGATTTTGAAGACAATGAAGACAACGAAGCTCCTGTGGAATCTGAGGCAGAAGATGATAAAACCAAAATTATTAAGTTCCTACCTAAAAAATCCCAAACAGTTACTCAAGCTCACATGTGTAATTATTGTAATTACACGAGTCCAAAACG GTATCTGTTATCACGACATATGAAATCACATTCAGAAGAAAGACCACACAAGTGCAGTGTTTGTGAAAGAGGATTTAAAACATTAGCTTCGCTTCAAAATCATGTTAATACACACACTGGGACCAAACCTCATCATTGTAAATTTTGTGACAGTGCATTCACAACTTCTG GTGAACTTGTTAGACACGTTCGATATAGGCACACTCATGAAAAACCACACAAATGTCATGAATGTGACTATGCATCGGTTGAACTATCTAAATTGAAACGTCATATTAGATGTCATACAGGGGAGCGTCCATATCAG TGTCCGCATTGTACATATGCAAGCCCTGATACGTTTAAACTAAAACGACATTTACGAATACATACTGGAGAAAAACCATACGAATGTGATTTTTGTCAGGCAAGGTTTACTCAATCTAACAGTTTGAAAGCTCATAAACTGATACACAACG ttgGTGATAAACCGGTATTTCAATGCGAATTATGTCCAACAACATGTGGGAGAAAGACAGATCTCAGAATTCATGTACAAAAATTACATACCTCTGATAAACCTTTAAAATGTAAGCGCTGTGGAAAAACATTCCCAGACAG ATATAGCTATAAATTGCACAGTAAAACTCACGAAGGAGAAAAATGCTACAAGTGTGATTTGTGCCCGTACGCATCAATATCCGCGCGACATCTTGAAAGCCACATGTTAATTCACACAGATCAGAAACCTTATCAATGTGATCATTGCTTTCAATCATTTAGACAAAAACAACTTCTTAAACGTCATTGTAATCTTTATCATAATCCTTCTTATGTTCCTCCTCCACCACAAGAGAAGACACATCAATGTCCCGAATGTGAACGACCGTTCAG GCATAAAGGAAACCTCATTCGACATATGGCTGTTCATGATCCAGAGTCATCCCTCCAAGAAAAACAACAGGCATTGAAGATGGGTAGgcagaaaaaaattcaaatcataGATGGACAGAGAGTCGAAGTTATGACAG GCGATTTAGCGTCTAAACTTAAAGgttacgaagaagaagaagaagaagatgaagatgaTATGATGGCAGTTGAAGGAAGCGATGGTCAACAATATGTTGTACTGGAAGTTATTCAACTAGCTGACAATCAGGGAACTGATCAG CAGATGGCTGTTGTAGCGAGCGAAGACGGAGATTTGGTAATGCAAGATCCTCTAAGTCAAGAGAGTGGTATTGTAACCGGCACaggggaagaaggagacgaggcggaagaagacgaagaagtcgAAATTGACGAACTAAAAATGGAAACAGTATCTACCAAATCCTCGTCGCAAAACACACAAAGTGATCCAAAGTtacaaaaagaaatggaaacgtgCTTTGGTTTCGATGAG GTGTATCGATTGCGACATttcaggaagaagaagaagaggaagaagccaATagcaatataa
- the LOC143148125 gene encoding uncharacterized protein LOC143148125 isoform X1: MTSNVATIKLEEGQESVTEIQTYLETFNKEIEGGQGEQLQHVQLQQVEGLSGGEEGGTYFVDQSGQYYYQANSDETPVMTQVQIQEVEESDVQNEGETSQEEQYHEIEELENVEGDEDGQVGNNGNNQVVINSGDAYQTVTIVPSDTNPGEVSYVLIVQQPDSEDKESRPAEREGTEGEEGEGEQDLTVYDFEDNEDNEAPVESEAEDDKTKIIKFLPKKSQTVTQAHMCNYCNYTSPKRYLLSRHMKSHSEERPHKCSVCERGFKTLASLQNHVNTHTGTKPHHCKFCDSAFTTSGELVRHVRYRHTHEKPHKCHECDYASVELSKLKRHIRCHTGERPYQCPHCTYASPDTFKLKRHLRIHTGEKPYECDFCQARFTQSNSLKAHKLIHNVGDKPVFQCELCPTTCGRKTDLRIHVQKLHTSDKPLKCKRCGKTFPDRYSYKLHSKTHEGEKCYKCDLCPYASISARHLESHMLIHTDQKPYQCDHCFQSFRQKQLLKRHCNLYHNPSYVPPPPQEKTHQCPECERPFRHKGNLIRHMAVHDPESSLQEKQQALKMGRQKKIQIIDGQRVEVMTGDLASKLKGYEEEEEEDEDDMMAVEGSDGQQYVVLEVIQLADNQGTDQQMAVVASEDGDLVMQDPLSQESGIVTGTGEEGDEAEEDEEVEIDELKMETVSTKSSSQNTQSDPKLQKEMETCFGFDEEEEEEEEANSNINILQTIS, from the exons ATGACGAGTAACGTAGCAACAATTAAGTTAGAAGAGGGGCAAGAATCTGTGACAGAGATACAAACATACTTGGAAACATTTAATAAAGAAATAGAAGGGGGTCAAGGGGAGCAATTACAACATGTGCAGT TGCAACAAGTGGAAGGATTGTCTGGTGGAGAAGAAGGTGGAACGTATTTTGTTGACCAATCTGGTCAATACTACTATCAAGCAAATAGCGATGAAACGCCTGTAATGACACAAGTGCAAATACAAGAAGTAGAAGAAAGTGATGTACAGAACGAAGGAGAGACTTCTCAAGAAGAACAGTATCATGAAATTGAAGAACTTGAAAATGTTGAAGGCGATGAAGAT GGACAAGTTGGTAACAATGGAAACAATCAAGTTGTAATAAACTCTGGAGATGCATATCAGACAGTCACAATTGTACCATCTGACACCAATCCTGGTGAAGTCAGTTATGTTTTAATCGTTCAACAACCTGATTCTGAAGACAAAGAAAGCAGACCTGCAGAAAGAGAAGGAACAGAgggtgaagaaggagaaggtgaaCAAGATCTTACTGTTTACGATTTTGAAGACAATGAAGACAACGAAGCTCCTGTGGAATCTGAGGCAGAAGATGATAAAACCAAAATTATTAAGTTCCTACCTAAAAAATCCCAAACAGTTACTCAAGCTCACATGTGTAATTATTGTAATTACACGAGTCCAAAACG GTATCTGTTATCACGACATATGAAATCACATTCAGAAGAAAGACCACACAAGTGCAGTGTTTGTGAAAGAGGATTTAAAACATTAGCTTCGCTTCAAAATCATGTTAATACACACACTGGGACCAAACCTCATCATTGTAAATTTTGTGACAGTGCATTCACAACTTCTG GTGAACTTGTTAGACACGTTCGATATAGGCACACTCATGAAAAACCACACAAATGTCATGAATGTGACTATGCATCGGTTGAACTATCTAAATTGAAACGTCATATTAGATGTCATACAGGGGAGCGTCCATATCAG TGTCCGCATTGTACATATGCAAGCCCTGATACGTTTAAACTAAAACGACATTTACGAATACATACTGGAGAAAAACCATACGAATGTGATTTTTGTCAGGCAAGGTTTACTCAATCTAACAGTTTGAAAGCTCATAAACTGATACACAACG ttgGTGATAAACCGGTATTTCAATGCGAATTATGTCCAACAACATGTGGGAGAAAGACAGATCTCAGAATTCATGTACAAAAATTACATACCTCTGATAAACCTTTAAAATGTAAGCGCTGTGGAAAAACATTCCCAGACAG ATATAGCTATAAATTGCACAGTAAAACTCACGAAGGAGAAAAATGCTACAAGTGTGATTTGTGCCCGTACGCATCAATATCCGCGCGACATCTTGAAAGCCACATGTTAATTCACACAGATCAGAAACCTTATCAATGTGATCATTGCTTTCAATCATTTAGACAAAAACAACTTCTTAAACGTCATTGTAATCTTTATCATAATCCTTCTTATGTTCCTCCTCCACCACAAGAGAAGACACATCAATGTCCCGAATGTGAACGACCGTTCAG GCATAAAGGAAACCTCATTCGACATATGGCTGTTCATGATCCAGAGTCATCCCTCCAAGAAAAACAACAGGCATTGAAGATGGGTAGgcagaaaaaaattcaaatcataGATGGACAGAGAGTCGAAGTTATGACAG GCGATTTAGCGTCTAAACTTAAAGgttacgaagaagaagaagaagaagatgaagatgaTATGATGGCAGTTGAAGGAAGCGATGGTCAACAATATGTTGTACTGGAAGTTATTCAACTAGCTGACAATCAGGGAACTGATCAG CAGATGGCTGTTGTAGCGAGCGAAGACGGAGATTTGGTAATGCAAGATCCTCTAAGTCAAGAGAGTGGTATTGTAACCGGCACaggggaagaaggagacgaggcggaagaagacgaagaagtcgAAATTGACGAACTAAAAATGGAAACAGTATCTACCAAATCCTCGTCGCAAAACACACAAAGTGATCCAAAGTtacaaaaagaaatggaaacgtgCTTTGGTTTCGATGAG gaagaagaagaagaggaagaagccaATagcaatataaatatattgcaGACAATTTCGTAA
- the LOC143148125 gene encoding uncharacterized protein LOC143148125 isoform X4, with product MTSNVATIKLEEGQESVTEIQTYLETFNKEIEGGQGEQLQHVQLQQVEGLSGGEEGGTYFVDQSGQYYYQANSDETPVMTQVQIQEVEESDVQNEGETSQEEQYHEIEELENVEGDEDGQVGNNGNNQVVINSGDAYQTVTIVPSDTNPGEVSYVLIVQQPDSEDKESRPAEREGTEGEEGEGEQDLTVYDFEDNEDNEAPVESEAEDDKTKIIKFLPKKSQTVTQAHMCNYCNYTSPKRYLLSRHMKSHSEERPHKCSVCERGFKTLASLQNHVNTHTGTKPHHCKFCDSAFTTSGELVRHVRYRHTHEKPHKCHECDYASVELSKLKRHIRCHTGERPYQCPHCTYASPDTFKLKRHLRIHTGEKPYECDFCQARFTQSNSLKAHKLIHNVGDKPVFQCELCPTTCGRKTDLRIHVQKLHTSDKPLKCKRCGKTFPDRYSYKLHSKTHEGEKCYKCDLCPYASISARHLESHMLIHTDQKPYQCDHCFQSFRQKQLLKRHCNLYHNPSYVPPPPQEKTHQCPECERPFRHKGNLIRHMAVHDPESSLQEKQQALKMGRQKKIQIIDGQRVEVMTGYEEEEEEDEDDMMAVEGSDGQQYVVLEVIQLADNQGTDQQMAVVASEDGDLVMQDPLSQESGIVTGTGEEGDEAEEDEEVEIDELKMETVSTKSSSQNTQSDPKLQKEMETCFGFDEEEEEEEEANSNINILQTIS from the exons ATGACGAGTAACGTAGCAACAATTAAGTTAGAAGAGGGGCAAGAATCTGTGACAGAGATACAAACATACTTGGAAACATTTAATAAAGAAATAGAAGGGGGTCAAGGGGAGCAATTACAACATGTGCAGT TGCAACAAGTGGAAGGATTGTCTGGTGGAGAAGAAGGTGGAACGTATTTTGTTGACCAATCTGGTCAATACTACTATCAAGCAAATAGCGATGAAACGCCTGTAATGACACAAGTGCAAATACAAGAAGTAGAAGAAAGTGATGTACAGAACGAAGGAGAGACTTCTCAAGAAGAACAGTATCATGAAATTGAAGAACTTGAAAATGTTGAAGGCGATGAAGAT GGACAAGTTGGTAACAATGGAAACAATCAAGTTGTAATAAACTCTGGAGATGCATATCAGACAGTCACAATTGTACCATCTGACACCAATCCTGGTGAAGTCAGTTATGTTTTAATCGTTCAACAACCTGATTCTGAAGACAAAGAAAGCAGACCTGCAGAAAGAGAAGGAACAGAgggtgaagaaggagaaggtgaaCAAGATCTTACTGTTTACGATTTTGAAGACAATGAAGACAACGAAGCTCCTGTGGAATCTGAGGCAGAAGATGATAAAACCAAAATTATTAAGTTCCTACCTAAAAAATCCCAAACAGTTACTCAAGCTCACATGTGTAATTATTGTAATTACACGAGTCCAAAACG GTATCTGTTATCACGACATATGAAATCACATTCAGAAGAAAGACCACACAAGTGCAGTGTTTGTGAAAGAGGATTTAAAACATTAGCTTCGCTTCAAAATCATGTTAATACACACACTGGGACCAAACCTCATCATTGTAAATTTTGTGACAGTGCATTCACAACTTCTG GTGAACTTGTTAGACACGTTCGATATAGGCACACTCATGAAAAACCACACAAATGTCATGAATGTGACTATGCATCGGTTGAACTATCTAAATTGAAACGTCATATTAGATGTCATACAGGGGAGCGTCCATATCAG TGTCCGCATTGTACATATGCAAGCCCTGATACGTTTAAACTAAAACGACATTTACGAATACATACTGGAGAAAAACCATACGAATGTGATTTTTGTCAGGCAAGGTTTACTCAATCTAACAGTTTGAAAGCTCATAAACTGATACACAACG ttgGTGATAAACCGGTATTTCAATGCGAATTATGTCCAACAACATGTGGGAGAAAGACAGATCTCAGAATTCATGTACAAAAATTACATACCTCTGATAAACCTTTAAAATGTAAGCGCTGTGGAAAAACATTCCCAGACAG ATATAGCTATAAATTGCACAGTAAAACTCACGAAGGAGAAAAATGCTACAAGTGTGATTTGTGCCCGTACGCATCAATATCCGCGCGACATCTTGAAAGCCACATGTTAATTCACACAGATCAGAAACCTTATCAATGTGATCATTGCTTTCAATCATTTAGACAAAAACAACTTCTTAAACGTCATTGTAATCTTTATCATAATCCTTCTTATGTTCCTCCTCCACCACAAGAGAAGACACATCAATGTCCCGAATGTGAACGACCGTTCAG GCATAAAGGAAACCTCATTCGACATATGGCTGTTCATGATCCAGAGTCATCCCTCCAAGAAAAACAACAGGCATTGAAGATGGGTAGgcagaaaaaaattcaaatcataGATGGACAGAGAGTCGAAGTTATGACAG gttacgaagaagaagaagaagaagatgaagatgaTATGATGGCAGTTGAAGGAAGCGATGGTCAACAATATGTTGTACTGGAAGTTATTCAACTAGCTGACAATCAGGGAACTGATCAG CAGATGGCTGTTGTAGCGAGCGAAGACGGAGATTTGGTAATGCAAGATCCTCTAAGTCAAGAGAGTGGTATTGTAACCGGCACaggggaagaaggagacgaggcggaagaagacgaagaagtcgAAATTGACGAACTAAAAATGGAAACAGTATCTACCAAATCCTCGTCGCAAAACACACAAAGTGATCCAAAGTtacaaaaagaaatggaaacgtgCTTTGGTTTCGATGAG gaagaagaagaagaggaagaagccaATagcaatataaatatattgcaGACAATTTCGTAA
- the LOC143148125 gene encoding uncharacterized protein LOC143148125 isoform X3 — protein MTSNVATIKLEEGQESVTEIQTYLETFNKEIEGGQGEQLQHVQLQQVEGLSGGEEGGTYFVDQSGQYYYQANSDETPVMTQVQIQEVEESDVQNEGETSQEEQYHEIEELENVEGDEDGQVGNNGNNQVVINSGDAYQTVTIVPSDTNPGEVSYVLIVQQPDSEDKESRPAEREGTEGEEGEGEQDLTVYDFEDNEDNEAPVESEAEDDKTKIIKFLPKKSQTVTQAHMCNYCNYTSPKRYLLSRHMKSHSEERPHKCSVCERGFKTLASLQNHVNTHTGTKPHHCKFCDSAFTTSGELVRHVRYRHTHEKPHKCHECDYASVELSKLKRHIRCHTGERPYQCPHCTYASPDTFKLKRHLRIHTGEKPYECDFCQARFTQSNSLKAHKLIHNVGDKPVFQCELCPTTCGRKTDLRIHVQKLHTSDKPLKCKRCGKTFPDRYSYKLHSKTHEGEKCYKCDLCPYASISARHLESHMLIHTDQKPYQCDHCFQSFRQKQLLKRHCNLYHNPSYVPPPPQEKTHQCPECERPFRHKGNLIRHMAVHDPESSLQEKQQALKMGRQKKIQIIDGQRVEVMTGDLASKLKGYEEEEEEDEDDMMAVEGSDGQQYVVLEVIQLADNQGTDQMAVVASEDGDLVMQDPLSQESGIVTGTGEEGDEAEEDEEVEIDELKMETVSTKSSSQNTQSDPKLQKEMETCFGFDEEEEEEEEANSNINILQTIS, from the exons ATGACGAGTAACGTAGCAACAATTAAGTTAGAAGAGGGGCAAGAATCTGTGACAGAGATACAAACATACTTGGAAACATTTAATAAAGAAATAGAAGGGGGTCAAGGGGAGCAATTACAACATGTGCAGT TGCAACAAGTGGAAGGATTGTCTGGTGGAGAAGAAGGTGGAACGTATTTTGTTGACCAATCTGGTCAATACTACTATCAAGCAAATAGCGATGAAACGCCTGTAATGACACAAGTGCAAATACAAGAAGTAGAAGAAAGTGATGTACAGAACGAAGGAGAGACTTCTCAAGAAGAACAGTATCATGAAATTGAAGAACTTGAAAATGTTGAAGGCGATGAAGAT GGACAAGTTGGTAACAATGGAAACAATCAAGTTGTAATAAACTCTGGAGATGCATATCAGACAGTCACAATTGTACCATCTGACACCAATCCTGGTGAAGTCAGTTATGTTTTAATCGTTCAACAACCTGATTCTGAAGACAAAGAAAGCAGACCTGCAGAAAGAGAAGGAACAGAgggtgaagaaggagaaggtgaaCAAGATCTTACTGTTTACGATTTTGAAGACAATGAAGACAACGAAGCTCCTGTGGAATCTGAGGCAGAAGATGATAAAACCAAAATTATTAAGTTCCTACCTAAAAAATCCCAAACAGTTACTCAAGCTCACATGTGTAATTATTGTAATTACACGAGTCCAAAACG GTATCTGTTATCACGACATATGAAATCACATTCAGAAGAAAGACCACACAAGTGCAGTGTTTGTGAAAGAGGATTTAAAACATTAGCTTCGCTTCAAAATCATGTTAATACACACACTGGGACCAAACCTCATCATTGTAAATTTTGTGACAGTGCATTCACAACTTCTG GTGAACTTGTTAGACACGTTCGATATAGGCACACTCATGAAAAACCACACAAATGTCATGAATGTGACTATGCATCGGTTGAACTATCTAAATTGAAACGTCATATTAGATGTCATACAGGGGAGCGTCCATATCAG TGTCCGCATTGTACATATGCAAGCCCTGATACGTTTAAACTAAAACGACATTTACGAATACATACTGGAGAAAAACCATACGAATGTGATTTTTGTCAGGCAAGGTTTACTCAATCTAACAGTTTGAAAGCTCATAAACTGATACACAACG ttgGTGATAAACCGGTATTTCAATGCGAATTATGTCCAACAACATGTGGGAGAAAGACAGATCTCAGAATTCATGTACAAAAATTACATACCTCTGATAAACCTTTAAAATGTAAGCGCTGTGGAAAAACATTCCCAGACAG ATATAGCTATAAATTGCACAGTAAAACTCACGAAGGAGAAAAATGCTACAAGTGTGATTTGTGCCCGTACGCATCAATATCCGCGCGACATCTTGAAAGCCACATGTTAATTCACACAGATCAGAAACCTTATCAATGTGATCATTGCTTTCAATCATTTAGACAAAAACAACTTCTTAAACGTCATTGTAATCTTTATCATAATCCTTCTTATGTTCCTCCTCCACCACAAGAGAAGACACATCAATGTCCCGAATGTGAACGACCGTTCAG GCATAAAGGAAACCTCATTCGACATATGGCTGTTCATGATCCAGAGTCATCCCTCCAAGAAAAACAACAGGCATTGAAGATGGGTAGgcagaaaaaaattcaaatcataGATGGACAGAGAGTCGAAGTTATGACAG GCGATTTAGCGTCTAAACTTAAAGgttacgaagaagaagaagaagaagatgaagatgaTATGATGGCAGTTGAAGGAAGCGATGGTCAACAATATGTTGTACTGGAAGTTATTCAACTAGCTGACAATCAGGGAACTGATCAG ATGGCTGTTGTAGCGAGCGAAGACGGAGATTTGGTAATGCAAGATCCTCTAAGTCAAGAGAGTGGTATTGTAACCGGCACaggggaagaaggagacgaggcggaagaagacgaagaagtcgAAATTGACGAACTAAAAATGGAAACAGTATCTACCAAATCCTCGTCGCAAAACACACAAAGTGATCCAAAGTtacaaaaagaaatggaaacgtgCTTTGGTTTCGATGAG gaagaagaagaagaggaagaagccaATagcaatataaatatattgcaGACAATTTCGTAA